One Carettochelys insculpta isolate YL-2023 chromosome 1, ASM3395843v1, whole genome shotgun sequence genomic window, gcacccggggggggaggggggcgcccaGCGGTGCCCCAGGGAGGGATCCCCGCGGTcccagggggactgcccagccacccaatgagcttgGATCCAGCTATAGCGAtgatgcacagcactgccagcagggcgtccatgatgagggcaacctcctgcagaagctgttgctgggcctccgtGGTGGGCACGAgggggctctgccgggctgggaaaggctgggcagcactcggctcgtgcggaggggagggtggagggaaggaccctttaaaggaggtggctggctgcagccccagaagggcttgttggccatggggcCCCGtccgtggcgtttcctgcctcccttctttcgaaagagagcttgaaGCCatatggacactctctttcgaaagacctcgatgGCACTTCAAAAGACCAGATCGAAGAGCTgttctgaaaaatggcggcaggtgctccctttcgatAGCCGCCATTTCGACTGCCAaacttcaattttcgcccttttgaaagggcactcacatgtagacacagctgaataGTTCAACAAATTTCACTCTCTCCTGTGTGTGTGCCACAGGATGGAAAATTTACAAGGCTGCTAGGAATCAATCTGGAAGACAGTGTTCAAATCATCACAACCAGCTTTATTAGACTCCATTCTGTGATGACAAAAAATAAAAGTTCACAGGTATTAGCAACTGCTGTGTTTGAGGGATGCTGCTTTATTTTTTCTCTCGGACTTCAGGGAACAAACAATGCAGGGGGGGAGGATGTCATATTTTTTCCTTACAGTAACTCCTCAAGGGATGGCTTCAAGTAAGGAAATTGATAACACCCAAGACATCACGCGGTCAGCTACTTCTCGCTGCTCATCAGAAGACTCTTCCAAGCAAAACTGTGACCCCTGACAAAAACCGACGCTCCACAGTGGAGAGCCGGAGAGACAGCATCTTCTGCAGCCAGCAGATCACCCTCCGTGCTGTCCCTGTATTTggttccttccctctctcccattCCCACGCCTCCTTTTATTCATCCTTACTTCCCTGCAAGGCATCGCCATTGCCCCTCCAGGATCCAGCCCTCCGCCCCCGACCCCTTCTCCCGCCCGTGCCCTGtcctgctctttctcctgccccACATTGTGCGCTACTGTCGAGCAATCCTCCCTCGCTGCCtttgcttccttccctccccGGCGCAGCAAGACACCGAAGCCCTTGGGTCAGACGCAGGGAGTAGCCCAGTCTCAGGAGCGAAGGTGCCGCTGACCCCGTCCTCCCCGCTTGCCCTGACAGAGCCCATCTCCCGCGcccgcccctccctccctccctccctcgggCAGAGCGACGGGGAAGCGACGCGGGGAGCGCGGCTGGTCCCCCGGCTGCGGGCGCACGCACCCGGCTGGGAAGGGCTGGCACCCGGGGACAGAGAGCCCCGCTCCCGCGCGCCGCTGCCGAGGCGAGAAGCGGGAGGGGGCGGCTGCCGTCAAGCGCTGCCCAGCCTCGCAGCCGGCCGCGCCCCTCCCTGGCCGGCGGGATAAAGGCACCGGCCCGGCGCCGCCGAGCGCGCAGAGCCCGTGGGCAGCACCATGCGCACGGCCGGCAGCGCCGCGACCTGGTGGaacagcagccagggccgggcggcggcggggagcagccccagccccgaccccagcCCGGTCGCCCCCAACGCGAGCGGCGCCGCCGCGTGGGACCCCTACGGGCGCAACGAGGAGCTGGCCAAGCTGGAGGTGGCCGTGCTGGCGCTGACCTTCGCGGCGGCGCTGCTCGGCAACGGCCTCGTGCTGCTGGCGCTGCACCGCGCGGCCCGCCAGGCCTCCCGCGTGCACCTCTTCGTCCGCCACCTCAGCCTGGCCGACCTGGCCGTGGCCTTCTTCCAGGTGCTGCCGCAGCTGTGCTGGGACGTGACCCACCGCTTCTACGGGCCCGACGGGCTGTGCCGCGTGGTCAAGCACCTGCAGGTCTTCGGCATGTTCGCCTCGGCCTACCTGCTGGTGGCCATGACGGCCGACCGCTACGCCGCCGTGTGCCACCCGCTGCGCAGCCTGCGCCAGCCCGCACGCCGCCCGCACGCCACGGTGGCGGCCGCCTGGGCGCTcagcctggtgctcagcacgccgCAGTACTTCATCTTCTCCCTCAGCGAGGTAGAGCGCGGCTCGCGGGTCTACGACTGCTGGGCGCACTTCGTGCAGCCCTGGGGGCCCCGCGCCTACGTCACCTGGGTCACCGGCGGCGTCTTCGTGGCGCCCGTGCTGGTCCTGGCCTCCTGCTACGGCCTCATCTGCCTCCACCTCTGGCGCAACGTGCGCGGCAAGACGCGCCGCCCGCCAGGCCCCGGCCGCCGCGGGCTGCTGCCCGCCCCCTGCGTCAGCAGCGTCAAGGCCATCTCCCGCGCCAAGGTCCGCACCGTCAAGATGACCTTCGTCATCGTCTCGGCCTACATCGTGTGCTGGGCGCCCTTCTTCACCGTCCAGATGTGGTCCGTCTGGGACCCGCACTTCGCCTGGGCCGGTAAGTGCGGGCCCGATCCGAAGTGACTCAGAAGGGAGAGGGGCCCCCAGGGCTGGCCCGCTTTCTCTTGGGGAGTGGGAGGTGAGGAGGAGATTTAGACCAgtatttctcagccttttttttatatgaagtacccctttttcaaccTCCCCCGCTTCATcccaagtacccccagacttttcTGGCCTACCGCCAGTTGAGAAAAGTGGTCCTAAGGTcgtctgaggtcttgaaacaagcgccattcaacctgtccagattgCTGTACCCTCTTCAGCaggcagatttgttttgcatcccaccaagttacgcctcacttaaaaaccacttccttaaaaaaacatgcaaagttatcacagaagactattacTAAAAACTTGCTGATTTTCTACCATCTCTGAATTGTAtagaaatattgtgcttacatttcagtggaaggtatatgaagcagtagaaatacATCTcattgaatgaacttttagattgtacagATTTTACTAGTGTGTTAATGTAACCTGTTGTAAacctaggcaaatatctaaatgatttgatgtatcccctggaagaattcaatgtacccctaagggtacacataccctggttgagaaccactgatctagatggtggGTTAGCTCTTTCAAGGGCAAGGGGGGAAATCACATTGGTTTTATTTAGAGCTGGAAACCctgccttttaaaatatttaattaattttttgtCTTTAGTAGTTGCTATTATTACAATGGCTACCAGCTCAGAGAAGGAGACCCATGTGGTTTCTGTTCTTGAAGAATAAGTTGAACAACCAAGCTATTGACTTTTAAGCTCCCTTCTCCTGTAAAACAAATGTCAAGCTGTGCTGGAAAAACTGATAGCATGGATTGTCTCTACTGTAGCTCAGTTATTTCTTTCAGGACATAGAATAAATACCACCATGTTCCCAAAAAGTTTGATATAAACTAGAGGATTGTTTCTGCTTATATTGGAGGTAGGAGTTAGATAACTTGCAAATAACCACAGGAATGGTTTCTTTTTTTGCTGCTGAATGACAGACATAATATTCTGGTGAAATTAATGAAATGCATCTGCTACCCTGGAAAGCTGTTCTCCTGttagttttgtgtgtgtttcattTTTGCCACTTACCTGCATTTGAACAGGTTAAAAGAGTAAAATAAATTTGGGGATTCCATTTCATTGTAAAGTTTGTGTGTGGGAGGTGTGTAAACCTAGAGCAGGGGTTGTCACCAAAATAGtaagaaaagcaatttttttttattctttaaaaacttcaataattcaagagccacagtgcatgtgaatgagtccttaataaataaagtcaaacaatactttttgtaatccctattttaagaacagggcgCACACACTGATTTTGTGATGtaatatttactgcaggacattcacaaactttttacgttctgttttctcacactttacatgtgtgtgtttttaccactatcttcctgactttcactcctgaacctactttaattatgccattTTTACTTCATgtgtaatttcagttttctttcttaaaatgtatgttgtccttcacagcaggaatgccacaagttcTTTttgcaaaatcaagactttattagcatcACAATCAAAACTCAGATACAGTATGACATCCACaaggcactgcacatattaaaggaggagttatccaacgtttcaagatcacGCATTacttgctgtttagatatgagttgttcattgttgggcttttagatgttcactgttttagatgttcactgtttattgctGTCTTGCTTTGACATCAAAATGCCATGTTCAATTAACAGAAGCAAATCCTCTTAAACTGCactcgggctgtgtctacattaccaccttcctttgaaggaagggtggtaatgaggctgttcagagtttactaatgaagtgctgccgtgcataggcagcacttcattaggcaaattcccccccacggcaactccaaagttttaaacttcgaagaaCCAGCGCATGTCTAGCCGCGGCActcccgccagtactttgaactTCCAGTcataggagtggggaaactgatcagcactgctgcattgatcagtttcccagctcctgtcaagggtggca contains:
- the AVPR1A gene encoding vasopressin V1a receptor, which codes for MRTAGSAATWWNSSQGRAAAGSSPSPDPSPVAPNASGAAAWDPYGRNEELAKLEVAVLALTFAAALLGNGLVLLALHRAARQASRVHLFVRHLSLADLAVAFFQVLPQLCWDVTHRFYGPDGLCRVVKHLQVFGMFASAYLLVAMTADRYAAVCHPLRSLRQPARRPHATVAAAWALSLVLSTPQYFIFSLSEVERGSRVYDCWAHFVQPWGPRAYVTWVTGGVFVAPVLVLASCYGLICLHLWRNVRGKTRRPPGPGRRGLLPAPCVSSVKAISRAKVRTVKMTFVIVSAYIVCWAPFFTVQMWSVWDPHFAWADTENTVVTVTALLAGLNSCCNPWIYMFFSGHLLQDFIQSFPCCQKIKQNLGKEDSDGISRRQTSFTNNKSLTNSLDTWKYSPKSSKSAKFIPISTITSYTEETGALEEQ